The following coding sequences are from one Lolium rigidum isolate FL_2022 chromosome 6, APGP_CSIRO_Lrig_0.1, whole genome shotgun sequence window:
- the LOC124667873 gene encoding late embryogenesis abundant protein 14-like, which translates to MASRQDQASYHAGEAKARAEEKTGHVMGAAQEKAREAKDTACDAAGRAMGRGGDAKEATKEKAYEAKDAASDATGRAMDKGRGAAEATKEKGCEAKDKAAGTAQQTGSYIGQTAEAAKQKAAGAAQYTVDTARAGAEQTGSYVAQTAEVAKQKAGAVAQYAVDTAVAGKDKTGSLLVQAGETVKGAAVGAKDAVMNTIGMGGGTTNGSANVPAKDTSTYKPATRDY; encoded by the exons ATGGCTTCTCGTCAGGATCAGGCTAGCTACCACGCCGGTGAGGCCAAGGCCCGCGCCGAG GAGAAGACGGGGCACGTGATGGGCGCGGCGCAGGAGAAGGCGCGGGAGGCCAAGGACACGGCCTGCGACGCCGCGGGCCGCGCCATGGGCAGGGGCGGCGACGCCAAGGAGGCGACCAAGGAGAAGGCCTACGAGGCCAAGGACGCGGCGTCGGACGCCACGGGCCGCGCCATGGACAAGGGCCGCGGCGCCGCGGAGGCCACCAAGGAGAAGGGCTGCGAGGCCAAGGACAAGGCGGCCGGGACCGCGCAGCAGACCGGGAGCTACATCGGGCAGACGGCCGAGGCGGCCAAGCAGAAGGCGGCCGGCGCCGCGCAGTATACCGTGGACAccgcgcgcgcgggcgcggagcAGACTGGGAGCTACGTCGCGCAGACCGCCGAGGTTGCCAAGCAGAAGGCCGGCGCCGTGGCGCAGTACGCCGTGGATACTGCCGTCGCCGGCAAGGACAAGACCGGCAGCCTCCTCGTGCAG GCAGGGGAGACGGTCAAGGGCGCGGCGGTGGGGGCCAAGGACGCGGTGATGAACACCATCGGAATGGGCGGCGGCACCACTAACGGCAGCGCCAACGTCCCAGCCAAGGACACGAGCACTTACAAGCCTGCGACTCGGGATTACTAA
- the LOC124667039 gene encoding protein PLASTID TRANSCRIPTIONALLY ACTIVE 7-like, whose protein sequence is MAMAVAASFAARHHHGHLAAGLLSTPQASGRTSRSGVTISMRAQKKQSGESGSGKGGGEGRVSGGRRVWRRRKLTKEDDMLRYKLDRIPFLEEKVRKVRENGKLVCLDINQLMLAAENRFAFTNEVAEEANAYLEKNRNEYGLKKPILHVLSDRMNEAGFSRPEGYLYPYPIKPGPYFIKEEGH, encoded by the exons ATGGCCATGGCAGTGGCCGCTTCCTTCGCCGCCCGCCACCACCACGggcacctcgccgccggcctcctctccACCCCGCAAGCAAGCGGTAGGACTAGCCGCAGCGGTGTCACCATTTCCATGAGGGCTCAG AAAAAGCAGAGCGGTGAGTCCGGAAGTGGGAAGGGAGGCGGGGAAGGCCGAGTCAGCGGTGGGCGGCGAGTGTGGCGTCGCCGGAAACTG ACCAAAGAAGATGACATGTTGCGTTACAAGTTGGATCGCATCCCTTTCTTAGAAGAGAAAGTGAGAAAAGTAAGGGAAAACGGGAAGCTCGTGTGCTTGGACATCAACCAGCTGATGTTAGCTGCAGAGAATAGATTCGCCTTCACAAATGAGGTGGCAGAAGAAGCTAATGCCTATCTTGAGAAGAACAGGAATGAGTACGGACTGAAAAAACCTATACTCCATGTGCTCAGTGACCGCATGAACGAAGCTGGATTTTCTCGGCCAGAGGGTTACCTTTATCCGTATCCTATCAAGCCAGGGCCTTATTTCATAAAAGAAGAAGGGCACTGA